In Fodinibius saliphilus, a genomic segment contains:
- a CDS encoding response regulator has product MDYQILVIDDDKPMHIFIDKVLSDDYKVVHANDAQEGIDILSKEPINLVIADIYMPGLNGLDFVQVLKKDSLKKQIPVLVMSNLPTEEKKEKALTYGAADVINKSEIISNHDELLETVQLKLVTNVVVPEVGDLVNKKNKLIKKIMSDARNSDFQTLIKDLCDDIFEEFNLDYVAFCEISDGVPELICDSNKYSTNGYSFSEDLPNEGTFIKLKKEGQPYLSNNVFGEGEGIMQSFSKKHDLSSEITVPLFAADEKRLLMNDMKVPDNAELFGLFILKRNKLFTTEEYQMLSRLLVQTGSVLWRMYTKS; this is encoded by the coding sequence ATGGATTATCAAATATTAGTAATTGATGATGATAAGCCGATGCATATTTTCATAGATAAGGTGTTATCGGATGACTATAAGGTAGTTCATGCCAATGATGCCCAAGAGGGAATCGATATTTTGTCTAAAGAGCCAATAAATCTTGTTATTGCTGATATATATATGCCGGGACTAAATGGTCTTGATTTTGTACAGGTTTTGAAAAAAGATTCTCTTAAGAAACAAATTCCAGTGTTGGTAATGAGTAATTTGCCGACAGAAGAGAAAAAGGAAAAGGCTTTAACTTATGGTGCTGCTGATGTAATCAATAAATCTGAAATTATCAGCAACCACGATGAATTACTTGAGACTGTACAACTGAAGCTAGTCACTAATGTAGTAGTACCGGAAGTGGGTGATCTTGTAAATAAAAAGAACAAGCTTATTAAAAAAATAATGTCTGATGCGCGTAACAGCGATTTTCAGACTCTTATTAAGGATTTGTGTGACGATATCTTTGAAGAATTCAATCTTGATTATGTTGCTTTTTGTGAAATATCCGATGGTGTGCCGGAACTCATTTGTGATTCCAATAAGTATTCTACAAACGGTTATAGCTTTTCAGAAGACTTGCCTAATGAAGGGACTTTTATAAAGCTAAAAAAAGAAGGTCAGCCATATTTATCTAATAATGTTTTTGGGGAAGGGGAAGGCATTATGCAAAGTTTTTCAAAAAAACATGACCTATCTTCAGAAATAACGGTACCTCTTTTTGCAGCGGATGAAAAGAGATTACTAATGAACGATATGAAAGTGCCTGATAATGCAGAGTTGTTTGGGCTATTCATACTTAAAAGAAATAAGCTTTTTACTACAGAAGAGTATCAAATGCTTTCGCGGTTATTGGTTCAGACTGGTTCAGTTTTATGGCGTATGTATACTAAATCATAG
- the pelF gene encoding GT4 family glycosyltransferase PelF, producing MINSKPTILFETEGSYPYSGGGVSTWAHILCTELVDDIDFIIMALTGNPYVEARYRKTPNIKSIIHIPLWGVEEPVSHFDKDRPFSEHLLKKANTSNDVIEQLFMPMYRRFLDHIFDPFQSAEQAGELIYGFWKFFQRFDYKKTLSHPLLWDAFKRRLEQYFADLGDHSDSEHPSMLDVTFGMRWIYHFMMPLAVDIPKVSATHATLAGFPAISSIVAKFEYGTPMVVTDHGVYIRERLINVSQEDMSYFSQRLLVNMSTFMTRVVYYFADRIAPVTSINAKWEKKYEATEDRIRPIYNGVDADLFRPQPKPEHTQDQPTVVAVAHVFPLKDIETMIRSCELVRREIPDVQYIIYGSLEVDKAYVQKCKDLVEELNLEDHFTFGGYHDTPSKIFNEGDLSILSSISEGFPYTVLESMSCSRPVVATDVGGVREAVEGCGILCKPRNARELADGVIKLLEDDDLRIELGQKARSRVLLKYTITKSVNNYRNLYQSFHEQKHIPQSGGIGLSAVKKVMEEVKADV from the coding sequence ATGATTAACTCAAAACCCACCATATTATTTGAAACTGAGGGATCCTATCCTTACTCCGGTGGAGGTGTGTCTACCTGGGCCCATATTTTGTGTACAGAGTTAGTAGATGATATTGATTTTATTATTATGGCATTGACGGGGAATCCCTATGTAGAGGCCCGTTATCGTAAAACTCCAAATATTAAATCAATTATTCATATTCCTCTGTGGGGTGTTGAAGAACCGGTTAGTCATTTTGATAAGGATCGGCCTTTTTCTGAACATCTGCTCAAAAAGGCTAATACTTCAAATGATGTCATTGAGCAGCTTTTTATGCCAATGTACCGTAGATTTTTAGATCATATCTTTGATCCTTTCCAATCTGCTGAACAGGCAGGTGAACTTATATATGGTTTCTGGAAGTTTTTCCAGCGGTTTGATTACAAAAAGACATTGAGTCATCCATTATTGTGGGATGCATTTAAACGGCGTCTGGAACAGTATTTTGCAGATTTGGGAGATCATAGTGATTCTGAGCATCCCAGTATGCTTGATGTAACTTTCGGAATGCGATGGATCTATCATTTTATGATGCCGTTGGCTGTCGATATCCCAAAGGTGAGTGCTACTCATGCTACCCTGGCTGGTTTTCCAGCAATTTCTTCTATTGTGGCAAAATTTGAATATGGAACCCCCATGGTGGTGACGGACCATGGGGTATATATTCGTGAACGCCTGATTAACGTGAGTCAGGAAGATATGTCCTACTTCTCTCAGCGTCTACTGGTAAATATGTCAACTTTTATGACTCGTGTTGTCTACTATTTTGCCGACCGAATTGCCCCTGTTACTTCAATTAATGCAAAGTGGGAAAAAAAGTATGAGGCAACTGAGGATCGTATTAGACCGATATATAATGGAGTAGATGCTGATCTGTTTCGTCCTCAGCCTAAACCAGAACATACTCAGGATCAACCTACAGTGGTTGCGGTAGCACATGTATTTCCATTGAAAGATATAGAAACGATGATTCGATCCTGTGAGCTGGTTCGTCGTGAAATCCCGGACGTACAATATATTATTTATGGTAGTCTAGAAGTAGATAAGGCCTATGTGCAAAAGTGTAAAGATCTTGTTGAGGAGCTAAACCTGGAAGACCACTTTACCTTCGGTGGATATCATGATACGCCCAGCAAAATATTTAATGAAGGGGATTTATCAATTCTCAGCTCAATATCTGAAGGGTTCCCCTATACAGTATTGGAGTCGATGAGTTGCTCTCGCCCTGTAGTAGCAACCGATGTTGGTGGTGTTAGAGAAGCTGTAGAAGGGTGTGGTATATTATGTAAACCTAGAAATGCCAGGGAACTAGCAGATGGAGTTATAAAACTTCTGGAAGATGATGACCTTCGTATTGAGTTGGGACAGAAGGCTCGTTCACGAGTATTGTTAAAATATACTATCACGAAATCTGTGAATAATTATCGAAATTTATACCAATCTTTTCATGAGCAGAAACATATTCCTCAATCGGGTGGTATAGGATTGTCCGCTGTAAAAAAAGTTATGGAGGAGGTGAAGGCAGATGTCTGA
- a CDS encoding DUF3492 domain-containing protein produces the protein MGSTDILLVIEGTYPWYRGGVSEWVHQYMKACHNQRFHILQVATDQYLNAPVSEALYEVPEHLHSFCRIPPPSLKKNWLDESQQWKKSVEEKTKQIVSKCDLVHIANTGFAGWLGKEVAVDTGKPLLLTEHALYWKEIDMGAVALECGYKIPDREQLKNEYTEMFKKMAEGIYKVADQVVSVSECNMEEQHRMGATNVQYIPNGIPGNWIKKEKEYQGDLTVGWIGRCAEMKNPLKFFSLADAARKMGVDGIEFMMLSCDANEPKLADAVHKKSKEYPELRLVWNKSTVEYIDKMDALCITSHNESQPLVLFEALARKVLPIGWKAGDVTNRYGIIKNKDESTKGLLNSVLSAWNNPFYWRKIVNEKSLLVAENHRWEHIFNRYRTIFDQLLKGCSVYND, from the coding sequence ATGGGCAGCACGGATATTCTATTGGTGATAGAAGGCACTTACCCTTGGTATCGGGGTGGTGTAAGTGAATGGGTTCACCAATATATGAAGGCCTGTCATAACCAGCGCTTTCATATTCTTCAGGTTGCCACGGACCAATATTTAAATGCCCCGGTTTCGGAAGCTTTGTATGAGGTTCCAGAGCACCTGCATTCCTTTTGTCGAATTCCACCCCCAAGTTTAAAAAAGAATTGGCTGGATGAATCCCAACAATGGAAAAAAAGTGTAGAAGAAAAGACTAAACAGATAGTAAGTAAATGTGATCTGGTTCATATTGCGAATACCGGTTTCGCAGGGTGGTTGGGTAAGGAAGTGGCTGTAGATACAGGAAAACCTCTGTTATTGACAGAGCATGCTCTTTATTGGAAGGAGATAGACATGGGGGCCGTAGCTTTGGAATGTGGATATAAAATTCCTGATAGAGAGCAGCTCAAAAATGAATATACAGAGATGTTTAAAAAAATGGCTGAGGGTATCTATAAGGTTGCTGACCAGGTCGTTTCTGTGTCCGAATGCAATATGGAAGAGCAACATAGAATGGGAGCAACTAATGTGCAGTATATTCCAAATGGCATTCCGGGGAATTGGATAAAGAAAGAAAAGGAATATCAAGGGGATTTAACGGTAGGATGGATAGGGCGGTGTGCCGAAATGAAGAATCCACTTAAATTTTTTTCCTTAGCAGATGCCGCTAGAAAAATGGGGGTCGATGGTATAGAGTTTATGATGCTTAGCTGCGATGCTAATGAACCAAAACTGGCTGATGCGGTTCACAAAAAAAGCAAGGAGTATCCTGAGTTAAGACTGGTATGGAATAAATCTACGGTTGAGTATATAGATAAGATGGATGCTTTATGCATTACTAGTCATAATGAATCACAGCCGCTGGTTTTATTTGAAGCTTTGGCTCGTAAGGTATTACCTATAGGTTGGAAAGCTGGGGACGTTACCAATAGGTATGGTATTATAAAAAATAAAGATGAGAGCACTAAGGGTTTGCTAAACAGTGTTTTATCAGCATGGAATAATCCATTTTATTGGCGGAAAATCGTCAATGAGAAGTCTCTTTTAGTAGCTGAGAATCATAGGTGGGAGCATATTTTTAACCGTTACCGAACAATATTTGATCAGCTATTAAAAGGATGTTCAGTATATAATGATTAA
- the pelG gene encoding exopolysaccharide Pel transporter PelG, translating to MSELPVIESKTIDSVEELTEEVRELVGNPLSRRAVAATIESLGVREVDVKKDFGYDSIFDLADDLYVQLKKETRKREEANSGEQIAEITNTGFLEQVKFFCFYYGKGLLFSLPMLSQIAAVIIFRYSLWAWLEFNEAQATVVAFGTITAFVITGGFIQVMGRSVTTHKSNNNFNLAFKAAKQIVSAGVSTVLLLALLFFMVNLVIPFYPQPMIVLGLVYMVLISFLLLGSGVLYALQQQIPILVIIAAGTFVVLFNMEVMNMGIYVSQWLAMAITTGTLYGYAYLFFKLKIRFGPSENIEQSLAEPEVRYYINYRYFIYGFGYFLFLFLDRILAWSAGPPPPPYIIWFNTPYELGMDWALLTLVLSVAVLEYSVEAFSKFLVPLQKKAKFSELESFNKYYKRFYFRQIILLLLVSAISIALTYYSVISLKSFGNEIPEIRDFFANPMTTKVFWIASISYVFLNIGLLHTLFFFTLHKPKYSMCSILAAVVVNIFVGYLCSRIIALEYAVFGLLGGSICFAIISGLIAKRFFQNLDYYYYSAF from the coding sequence ATGTCTGAACTTCCTGTTATTGAAAGTAAAACAATAGATTCCGTTGAGGAGCTTACCGAAGAGGTACGAGAACTGGTTGGTAACCCTTTAAGTAGGCGGGCCGTGGCAGCAACTATTGAATCTTTAGGGGTTCGGGAAGTAGATGTTAAAAAAGATTTCGGCTATGATTCAATTTTTGACTTAGCTGACGACCTATATGTTCAGTTGAAGAAAGAGACCAGGAAGCGTGAGGAAGCCAATAGTGGGGAGCAGATTGCCGAAATTACAAATACAGGCTTTTTAGAGCAGGTAAAGTTTTTTTGCTTTTACTATGGCAAAGGGTTGCTTTTTTCACTTCCGATGTTAAGCCAGATTGCAGCCGTCATTATTTTCCGATATTCGTTATGGGCGTGGCTGGAGTTTAATGAGGCCCAGGCTACTGTTGTAGCTTTTGGAACTATAACGGCTTTTGTAATTACCGGGGGATTTATCCAGGTAATGGGCAGGTCGGTAACAACACATAAGAGTAATAATAATTTTAACCTGGCATTTAAAGCTGCCAAACAGATCGTAAGTGCGGGTGTCTCTACGGTATTACTCTTAGCTCTACTCTTTTTTATGGTTAACCTGGTAATCCCTTTTTATCCACAGCCTATGATCGTTTTGGGGTTAGTATATATGGTTCTAATAAGTTTTTTACTATTGGGATCGGGTGTTTTATATGCTTTACAACAACAGATTCCGATACTAGTAATTATTGCCGCAGGAACATTTGTCGTATTATTTAATATGGAGGTTATGAACATGGGGATATATGTTTCCCAATGGTTAGCCATGGCAATTACAACAGGAACATTGTACGGATATGCTTACCTCTTTTTTAAGCTTAAAATACGATTTGGCCCCAGTGAAAATATTGAGCAGTCTTTGGCTGAGCCGGAGGTCCGTTATTACATTAACTACCGCTATTTTATTTATGGATTTGGATATTTCCTTTTTTTATTTTTGGATCGAATTCTGGCATGGTCTGCCGGTCCACCGCCACCGCCCTATATAATTTGGTTTAATACCCCTTATGAGCTAGGGATGGACTGGGCGCTGCTTACGTTAGTTCTCAGTGTGGCAGTGCTGGAGTACAGTGTTGAGGCATTTTCCAAATTCTTAGTGCCTCTACAGAAAAAGGCTAAATTCAGTGAGTTAGAATCATTTAATAAATACTACAAGAGGTTTTATTTTCGACAAATAATTTTGTTGTTACTAGTAAGTGCAATTTCGATAGCCCTTACCTATTACTCCGTAATCAGTTTAAAAAGTTTTGGCAATGAAATCCCTGAAATTCGTGATTTCTTTGCTAACCCCATGACAACGAAGGTGTTCTGGATTGCCAGCATATCCTATGTTTTTTTAAATATAGGCTTGTTGCATACTTTATTCTTTTTCACCTTACACAAACCGAAATATTCAATGTGCTCAATACTAGCAGCGGTAGTAGTAAATATCTTTGTTGGTTATTTGTGTAGCCGAATAATTGCTCTTGAATATGCTGTGTTTGGTCTACTGGGTGGTTCAATCTGCTTTGCGATTATTTCTGGTTTAATAGCTAAAAGATTTTTTCAAAACCTTGATTACTACTACTATTCTGCATTTTAG
- a CDS encoding TonB-dependent receptor family protein yields the protein MSVLLSIENFNKLFTKALILFYALFFIHGNALSQSNKDSLKVELDPITITAIQSTVSTETAPISFTTARINEQELNQSAPLSLSSVGAQLPGLWVSDRNNYALGEKLTIRGIGWRAAFGVRGIQVVLNGIPLTVADGQTMINIIDPAFIRRAELVRGPAATYWGNSSGGVLYLSTKPSHNKDNTLRMRTMAGSYGMRKGEIEYSTSNPDHDMSLYSSYLASDGFRDYSGVKMFRSGITGRTNLTSKSQLQYQAGVIYMPEAQHPSSLTKQQAEENPTMARSIFADSAKAGKTISQGQAGLSYTLDTTAGIFNLTGYGIYRDLSNPLPFGIITVNRWAGGLRATFDKDWNNANLQFGIETKFQNDDRTEFENTGNAQRGAITVDQIERVWNQAAFLNGTYTIGNINFMGGIRFDRLTFEADTKTNQQASNRTFQSFSPSLGISFTPSPHTFYTNVSTSFEAPTTTELVNRPGGGNGFNPSLKPEQTVGVEVGVRKTTPNNPLSYDIAAYKLWISDMLLPYKLDPNGPTFYRNQGQTSHAGIEGRILIQFNTNLKLSSTANLTRAIFKQTVNQSVTGNEVPGIPTFRLNNQLSWKFGTFSGELAYNYNSGYTANNLNTAYNDRYGVFDIKFSYLWSITGNKAKVQPFINIENVLDTRYNGSIVVNAFGGRYYEPAPGRSWRFGVSVSL from the coding sequence ATGTCTGTTTTACTAAGTATAGAAAATTTTAATAAACTTTTTACCAAAGCTTTAATTCTATTTTATGCTTTGTTCTTTATTCATGGTAATGCCCTTAGCCAATCAAACAAGGATAGCTTAAAGGTAGAATTAGATCCAATTACAATTACCGCAATTCAATCTACTGTTAGTACTGAAACGGCTCCTATCTCCTTTACTACAGCCAGAATCAATGAACAAGAGCTCAATCAATCCGCTCCCCTTTCACTAAGTAGTGTGGGCGCGCAGTTACCCGGGCTGTGGGTAAGTGACCGCAATAATTATGCACTAGGTGAAAAGCTGACTATTCGAGGTATTGGCTGGCGTGCAGCTTTTGGGGTACGCGGTATACAAGTTGTCCTCAACGGCATTCCCCTTACAGTAGCAGACGGACAAACAATGATAAATATTATAGATCCTGCCTTTATTAGACGTGCTGAACTCGTTCGGGGTCCTGCCGCTACCTACTGGGGCAATAGCAGTGGTGGTGTGCTTTACCTTTCTACAAAACCTTCTCATAATAAAGATAATACCCTGAGAATGCGTACCATGGCCGGATCTTATGGCATGCGAAAGGGTGAAATAGAATACTCAACATCAAACCCTGATCATGATATGTCGCTTTATTCTAGTTATCTCGCATCAGATGGGTTTCGAGATTACAGCGGAGTAAAGATGTTTCGTTCGGGCATAACCGGAAGAACCAATCTCACTTCAAAAAGTCAGCTCCAGTACCAAGCGGGAGTTATTTATATGCCGGAAGCACAACATCCCAGCAGCTTAACAAAACAACAGGCCGAAGAAAATCCCACAATGGCTCGATCAATATTCGCTGATTCTGCTAAAGCTGGAAAAACGATAAGTCAGGGGCAAGCTGGCCTGTCATATACTCTGGATACTACAGCTGGTATATTCAATCTCACTGGATATGGAATCTATAGAGACTTAAGCAATCCACTCCCCTTTGGTATTATTACAGTCAATCGCTGGGCTGGTGGTCTTAGGGCTACCTTTGATAAAGATTGGAATAATGCCAATCTCCAGTTTGGTATCGAAACAAAATTTCAGAATGATGACCGCACTGAATTTGAAAACACAGGGAATGCCCAGCGAGGGGCCATTACGGTAGACCAGATTGAAAGAGTATGGAATCAAGCCGCCTTTTTAAATGGAACCTACACCATTGGTAATATAAATTTTATGGGAGGTATTCGTTTCGATCGCCTGACTTTCGAAGCAGATACAAAAACTAATCAACAAGCAAGTAATAGAACATTTCAATCTTTTAGCCCCAGTTTAGGCATTAGTTTCACCCCGTCACCTCATACTTTTTATACAAATGTAAGTACTTCTTTCGAAGCCCCAACAACTACTGAATTAGTAAATCGTCCTGGTGGCGGTAATGGGTTTAACCCATCCCTAAAACCAGAACAAACAGTAGGAGTAGAAGTCGGTGTTCGAAAAACTACACCGAACAACCCATTATCGTATGATATCGCAGCATATAAGCTGTGGATTTCAGATATGCTTCTACCTTATAAGTTAGACCCGAACGGGCCTACCTTTTATCGCAATCAGGGCCAAACATCCCATGCAGGTATTGAAGGGCGTATTTTGATACAGTTTAACACTAACTTAAAATTGAGTTCAACAGCAAACTTGACCAGGGCTATTTTTAAACAAACTGTAAACCAATCGGTTACCGGAAATGAAGTGCCCGGCATTCCCACGTTCAGACTTAACAACCAACTCAGCTGGAAGTTTGGAACATTCTCCGGCGAACTGGCATATAACTATAACAGTGGCTATACCGCTAATAATCTTAATACCGCCTATAACGATCGTTACGGGGTGTTCGATATTAAGTTCAGTTACCTCTGGTCGATAACAGGCAATAAAGCAAAGGTCCAGCCATTTATAAATATTGAGAACGTATTAGACACACGTTACAATGGTTCTATTGTAGTTAATGCCTTTGGGGGGCGATATTATGAACCAGCTCCCGGTCGTAGTTGGCGTTTTGGGGTATCCGTATCGTTGTAG
- a CDS encoding endo alpha-1,4 polygalactosaminidase → MIDACNTTESVKKIDVEPFAASYERISSLEKVASKYDLLIVEPDNYSKAAVDTLNTPDNTLLGYISLGEVNKFRWYYPLMEEQGFIGINENWDSPYLNLADSTTRSILLDKVLPNIMTKGYDGLFLDTIDNVAPYTERSHLQPYMLEIIAGIKERYPKAVVVQNAGLFMLDRTHKYIDAVLIEDVATNYNFKRKDYHLRSTESYREKVDRIIKLKQEYDLPFLIVDFAKTYSLKKLARNRLDTLGMPYFISTIELNDISKGISSKQQ, encoded by the coding sequence TTGATTGATGCGTGTAATACTACTGAATCTGTAAAAAAGATTGATGTAGAACCATTCGCCGCAAGTTATGAGCGCATATCTTCACTTGAGAAAGTAGCTTCAAAGTATGATCTGCTTATTGTAGAGCCCGACAACTATTCAAAAGCAGCTGTTGATACCTTAAATACTCCTGATAATACCTTGTTAGGTTACATTTCGCTGGGAGAGGTTAACAAGTTTCGATGGTATTACCCTCTTATGGAAGAACAGGGCTTTATTGGTATTAATGAGAACTGGGATAGCCCATATCTTAATTTAGCAGATTCTACGACCCGATCTATCTTGCTGGATAAAGTGTTACCAAACATTATGACTAAAGGTTATGATGGACTTTTTTTGGACACTATTGATAATGTAGCACCCTATACTGAGCGTAGCCATTTGCAACCGTATATGCTCGAAATAATTGCAGGTATTAAAGAACGCTATCCCAAGGCGGTAGTAGTTCAGAATGCTGGGCTGTTTATGCTGGATAGAACTCATAAATATATTGATGCCGTACTAATTGAAGATGTAGCTACTAATTACAACTTTAAGCGAAAAGATTACCATCTCAGGTCAACCGAATCATATCGGGAAAAAGTGGATAGAATAATTAAATTAAAACAAGAATATGATCTGCCGTTTTTAATTGTTGATTTTGCTAAAACTTATAGTCTTAAAAAATTGGCGCGTAACAGGTTAGATACTTTGGGCATGCCATATTTTATAAGCACGATAGAGCTAAATGATATTTCAAAAGGGATTTCGAGCAAGCAGCAATAA
- a CDS encoding HD-GYP domain-containing protein — protein MKDVKSYVQTIAKRLGSAFSLEDFELEDELEFWALAAEYLSRSASPEFHEVAEWMDILYNAPVHFVYLKDEKGKLKLQYRSVFTENLESKFSLSKLSSSERSEKVAKFEQRLDNLEKRVLIDEEMKEMGGASFPIGHCHRIPLFNEDEFCGMYCTGPYVENPSGIIPRLSIIGRILSNWLIESDDRDDVREVTGQGIEKELVSLESEGLEVSGYANVLLGHLTGVKMAKSAALVDLSEPMVVAKANMADNFVANIQYFDGDKENADALSAYLKDQLDLTEDEGQLVVEPMNTLSPSTFLILTVDGGEGEDFKSSENYKVILETLQQLLRYQDQNKHITNRITETYYQMLREIERKRDKTAYHTDRVMALCNAFGDYFGMGEGEKENVLLTAKLHDIGYLSLRQNSNKRTVGSDLEHPTLGYKLIKNLSLDESVKQGIRTHHEWVDGSGTPNGIEGDEIVWTGKVVGLFEFVAQFIESSKDNDTKNGKEWLDELTSRLIERADVQFDMILIPTAVEMLNDLNWKELCKLGEDA, from the coding sequence ATGAAAGATGTTAAAAGTTACGTACAAACTATTGCCAAGAGACTGGGTTCAGCTTTTTCACTCGAAGATTTTGAGCTAGAAGATGAATTGGAGTTTTGGGCTCTGGCTGCTGAATACTTATCAAGAAGTGCAAGCCCCGAATTTCATGAAGTTGCCGAGTGGATGGACATACTCTACAATGCTCCTGTTCATTTTGTTTATCTAAAAGATGAGAAAGGGAAATTAAAACTTCAGTATCGATCTGTTTTTACTGAAAATCTGGAAAGTAAATTTTCGCTTAGTAAACTGAGCAGCAGTGAGCGTAGTGAAAAAGTAGCAAAATTTGAACAGCGCCTTGATAATCTGGAAAAGAGAGTGCTCATAGATGAGGAAATGAAGGAGATGGGGGGCGCTTCTTTTCCTATAGGTCACTGTCATCGTATTCCTTTGTTCAATGAAGATGAATTCTGTGGAATGTACTGTACGGGTCCGTATGTTGAAAATCCTAGTGGTATTATTCCACGCCTGTCAATTATTGGTCGGATTCTTTCTAATTGGTTGATCGAGTCTGACGACCGAGATGATGTAAGAGAAGTTACAGGGCAGGGAATAGAAAAAGAACTCGTGTCTTTAGAGTCTGAGGGGCTTGAAGTGTCGGGTTATGCCAATGTGTTACTAGGTCATCTTACGGGGGTTAAAATGGCAAAATCGGCAGCCTTGGTTGATCTTAGCGAGCCAATGGTGGTCGCAAAAGCAAATATGGCCGATAATTTCGTGGCTAATATTCAATATTTCGATGGTGATAAAGAAAATGCTGACGCCCTTTCTGCTTATTTGAAAGATCAATTGGATCTAACAGAGGATGAAGGTCAGTTAGTTGTTGAACCAATGAATACGCTTTCTCCCAGTACTTTTTTGATTCTTACTGTTGATGGGGGAGAAGGAGAAGATTTTAAATCGTCAGAAAATTATAAGGTGATTTTAGAGACCCTGCAACAGCTCCTTCGGTATCAGGATCAAAACAAGCATATTACCAATCGTATTACTGAAACGTATTACCAAATGCTACGAGAGATTGAGCGGAAAAGGGATAAGACTGCATATCATACGGATCGGGTCATGGCTCTTTGTAACGCTTTTGGGGATTATTTTGGAATGGGAGAAGGCGAAAAAGAGAATGTATTACTTACGGCTAAGCTACACGATATAGGATATTTAAGCCTTCGCCAAAATTCTAACAAGAGAACGGTTGGCTCTGATCTTGAGCACCCAACTCTGGGGTATAAACTGATCAAAAATCTTTCATTAGATGAAAGTGTAAAACAAGGCATACGTACCCACCATGAATGGGTTGATGGCTCTGGAACCCCGAATGGCATTGAGGGTGATGAAATTGTTTGGACCGGAAAAGTTGTTGGCTTGTTTGAGTTTGTAGCACAGTTTATTGAGAGTAGTAAAGATAACGATACTAAAAATGGTAAAGAATGGTTAGATGAATTAACATCAAGGCTTATTGAAAGAGCAGATGTTCAGTTTGATATGATCTTGATACCAACAGCGGTCGAAATGCTTAATGATTTGAATTGGAAAGAGCTTTGTAAACTTGGAGAGGATGCCTAG